The following are from one region of the Osmerus mordax isolate fOsmMor3 chromosome 1, fOsmMor3.pri, whole genome shotgun sequence genome:
- the timeless gene encoding protein timeless homolog, with protein MDLYMMNCELLATCSALGYLEGDTYHREPDCLESVKDLIRYLRHEDDTRDIRQQLGAGQILQNDLLPIITQHSQDKPLFDACIRLMVNITQPALLCFGKVPDDPAFRHHFLQLMSYLQGYKEAFASEKVFGVLSETLYNLLQLDWEQRQEEDNLLIERILLLVRNVLHVPADPYEEKNVDDDASVHDKLLWAIHMSGFDDLIKFLASAQSEQQWSMHVLEVISLMFRDQTPELLVSAGHARSVQEKQNDAQELELLRQKEQAEKRSRTLQRGTRHSRFGGSYVVQGLKSIGDNDVIYHRGLHNFKNYTHDSGKAVRRVPKRKQHARDSETKRRSALNVRLFLREFCIDFLENCYNRLMYLVKEGLIREQAQQHDETYYLWALSFFMAFNRGNGFHADLVSETMSIRAFHFIERNITNYYEMMVTDRKEATTWSRRMHLALKAYQELLLTVNEMDRSPDENIRHSANVIKSNIFYLMEYREIFLTLLRKFDETKQPRSFLKDLVESTHLFLRMLERFCKGRNNLVVQKKRVKRRKRRGQKHPSAAETTPEALQETWSLVAEELRATGFQLSEALTEGVVPFDAASETPMEEQRTEAMVRVQDALLARLGPEALGLLRAAREVWPEGDVFGSTDVEPEEELELLKQILFANLPRPPPPELGMEEDGAAELEEVEEELEAVQVSETDFNFLDFIKRFAHSNIVRPYVLLLKSYTENTPHTNHCITRMLHRLAVDLKMEALLFQLSVFCVFNKILSDPAAAAYKELVTFAKFVLNRFFALAARNDKAYVELLFWKNVGAVRDMTEGYSKDRDESNNKATWTQEEEEELRSLYETHRDSGVPDIVETLLPLLSNSNCTRRQVVVQMVQMGLVDSAKDLKKHKKGTRIVLWTEQQEQELQMLFEEYRDSDDVLGNILKKLTAKRSRARLVEKLLSLGLVSDRRELYKKRRRNTVSGKSCGKAMTEEEFLADLTGDLPQEPMDEEEEEEDEEEEEDEESQEEGEENGREMSRNGGRQSKVSTLEKNDSMDTVVRALRQEGMSGPLLWLQNCLNRAADDREEEGLSQPVPLVPLMEETEDAMEKKSFQRLLRKLGVRAPADEQESFWRIPAKLSSPQLRRAAAALCLSREAPEEASQPENPIEEHQEETDSHEQRAQALRALLLARRRKHPSAEHTDFPSVEHIDSESASQRSPQENTSIKRSRVLDSEEEKDEGSLSMNEPESSEEAAADSNRPTKRRRRRVLIDDDEEDEN; from the exons ATCTCCTGCCCATcatcacacagcacagtcaagACAAGCCCCTATTTGATGCCTGCATCAG ACTCATGGTCAACATTACCCAGCCTGCACTGCTTTGTTTTGGCAAAGTTCCTGATGACCCTGCTTTccgacatcacttcctgcaaCTGATGTCATATTTGCAGGGCTATAAGGAA GCATTTGCCAGTGAAAAAGTGTTTGGAGTTTTGAGTGAGACACTGTACAACCTGCTGCAACTG GACTGGGAGCAGCGTCAGGAAGAGGATAACCTGCTGATAGAGAGAATTCTTCTACTGGTCAGGAATGTTCTACATGTTCCAGCTGACCCCTACGAGGAGAAG AATGTAGATGATGATGCCAGTGTGCATGATAAGTTGCTGTGGGCCATCCATATGAGTGGCTTTGATGACCTAATCAAGTTCCTGGCCTCAGCCCAAAGTGAGCAGCAATGGAGCATGCATGTCCTGGAAGTCATCTCTCTCATGTTCCGAGACCAG acaccaGAGCTGCTGGTGAGTGCTGGCCATGCTCGCTCTGTTCAGGAGAAACAGAATGATGCCCAGGAGCTGGAGCTTCTAAGGCAGAAAGAGCAGGCAGAGAAACGCAGCCGTACCCTACAGAGAGGAACCAG GCATTCCCGCTTTGGAGGCTCTTATGTTGTTCAGGGTCTAAAGTCCATCGGAGACAACGATGTGATCTACCACAGAGGCCTTCATAAC tTTAAGAACTACACTCATGACTCAGGCAAGGCAGTAAGGCGTGTTCCTAAGAGGAAACAGCATGCACGGGACTCCGAAACTAAACGCCGTTCAGCCCTCAATGTCCGCCTCTTCCTGCGAGAGTTCTGTATAGACTTTTTGGAGAACTGCTACAACCGCCTTATGTACCTGGTCAAG GAGGGGCTGATCCGGGAACAGGCCCAGCAGCACGATGAGACCTACTACCTCTGGGCTCTCAGCTTCTTCATGGCCTTCAACCGTGGCAACGGTTTCCATGCTGATCTTGTCTCTGAGACTATGTCTATTCGTGCCTTCCACTTCATCGAGCGCAACATCACCAACTACTACGAGATGATGGTGACTGACCGCAAGGAGGCCACAACCTGGTCTCGCAG GATGCACTTGGCTTTAAAGGCCTATCAGGAGCTGCTGCTGACAGTGAATGAGATGGATCGCTCTCCTGATGAGAACATTCGACATAGTGCCAACGTCATTAAGA GTAACATCTTCTACCTGATGGAATACAGGGAGATATTCCTCACCCTCCTGAGAAAGTTTGACGAGACCAAGCAACCACGCTCCTTCCTCAAGGACCTGGTGGAGTCCACTCACCTGTTTCTGCGCATGCTGGAGCGCTTCTGCAAAGGGCGCAACAACTTGGTTGTGCAG AAAAAGCGGGTGAAGCGAAGGAAGCGTCGAGGGCAGAAGCATCCATCTGCAGCAGAGACCACTCCTGAGGCCCTGCAGGAGACCTGGAGCCTTGTGGCTGAGGAGCTGAGGGCTACAGGGTTTCAG cTGTCAGAGGCTCTGACCGAGGGTGTTGTGCCATTTGATGCTGCGTCTGAGACTCccatggaggagcagaggacagAGGCCATGGTGCGTGTGCAGGATGCCCTGCTGGCCAGGCTAGGACCTGAGGCTCTGGGGCTGCTGCGGGCTGCCAG GGAAGTCTGGCCAGAGGGGGATGTATTTGGTTCAACTGATGTTGAACCAGAGGAGGAACTTGAGCTCCTGAAGCAGATCCTTTTTGCCAACCTGCCCA ggccaccccccccagAGCTGGgcatggaggaggatggagcagcagagctggaggaggtggaggaggagctagaGGCTGTGCAGGTGTCTGAGACTGACTTTAACTTCCTGGATTTCATCAAGAG ATTTGCCCACTCCAACATAGTGCGTCCATACGTGCTCCTACTTAAGTCATATACAGAGAACACTCCCCACACCAACCACTGCATCACACGCATGCTGCACCGGCTGGCAGTCGACCTGAAGATGGAGGCCCTGCTCTTCCAGCTCTCTGTCTTCTGCGTCTTCAACAAGATTCTAAGCGACCCTGCCGCAGCTGCATATAAA GAGTTGGTGACTTTTGCCAAGTTTGTGCTGAATCGTTTCTTTGCACTGGCGGCACGGAATGATAAGGCTTATGTAGAACTACTGTTCTGGAAAAATGTAGGAGCAGTCCGGGACATGACTGAGGGCTACAGcaaagacag ggatGAGTCAAACAACAAAGCTACATGGactcaagaggaggaggaggagcttcgAAGTCTTTACGAGACTCATCGGGACTCTGGAG TGCCAGATATTGTGGAGACTCTGCTGCCGTTGCTAAGTAACAGCAACTGTACACGCCGTCAGGTGGTCGTCCAGATGGTGCAGATGGGCTTGGTAGATAGCGCCAAAGACCTGAAGAAACATAA GAAAGGCACAAGGATTGTTCTGTGGACTGAACAACAAGAGCAGGAGCTGCAGATGCTGTTTGAGGAGTACAGAGACTCTGATG ATGTGCTGGGAAACATCCTGAAAAAGCTGACTGCCAAGCGTTCCCGTGCGCGTCTGGTGGAAAAGCTGCTCAGCTTAGGCCTGGTGTCGGATAGGCGGGAACTATACAAGAAGAGACGTCGAAACACTGTTTCAGGGAAGAGCTGTGGAAAAGCAATG ACTGAAGAGGAGTTCTTGGCTGATCTTACTGGTGACCTGCCACAGGAGCCCATggacgaagaagaggaggaggaggatgaggaggaggaggaggatgaggagagtcaagaagagggagaggagaatgggAGGGAAATGTCAAGAAATGGAGGAAGGCAGAGCAAAGTGAGCACATTGGAGAAGAATGACAGTATGGACACTGTGGTGCGGGCCCTACGGCAGGaag GTATGTCAGGACCTTTGTTGTGGCTACAAAACTGCCTTAACAGAGCAGCAGATGACCGTGAGGAAGAAG gCTTGTCTCAACCTGTGCCACTGGTCCCTCTaatggaggagacagaggatgcCATGGAGAAAAAGAGCTTCCAGCGGTTGCTTCGAAAACTGGGTGTCCGGGCTCCTGCAGATGAACAG GAATCATTCTGGAGAATCCCAGCTAAGTTGAGCTCTCCCCAGCTGAGGAGAGCAGCCGCTGCCCTATGCCTTAGCAGGGAAGCCCCAGAAGAGGCAAGTCAGCCTGAAAACCCTATAGAAGAGCACCAGGAGGAGACAGACTCTCATGAACAGAGAGCCCAGGCCCTTAGAGCTCTCTTACTAGCCCGCAGAAGGAAACACCCCTCTGCAGAGCACACAG ATTTTCCTTCCGTTGAACATATAGACTCAGAGAGTGCTTCTCAGAG ATCTCCTCAGGAAAATACCTCCATCAAAAGAAGTCGAGTGTTAGACAGCGAGGAGGAGAAAG ATGAGGGGTCTCTCTCCATGAATGAACCGGAGAGCAGTGAAGAAGCTGCTGCCGACTCAAACAGGCCAACCAAGCGCAGACGACGAAGGGTTCTGATCGATGACGACGAGGAAGATGAGAACTAA